A single window of Dermochelys coriacea isolate rDerCor1 chromosome 14, rDerCor1.pri.v4, whole genome shotgun sequence DNA harbors:
- the WDR46 gene encoding WD repeat-containing protein 46 isoform X1: MEVVAGSGMQGGPAGVGKKKLTKKLQRYWEGASQPDAPTAAHLRAKRRRNEKTRSRAGEKGSLEARKGLQASGAASRISGKRDPFPGTAPVLLHKVKKFQRGQKSQLAGVSSRRLRDHLASLEQKVELATQQAARMELLLPEEPGFLEGDPGEDTCTIAQADIAKATDIASATKHFELTLSQFGPYRMDYTRPGRHLLLGGRRGHVAALDWQTKSLLCEINVMETVTDVTWLHTETMFAVAQRRWLYVYDNQGVELNCLKRFNGVLRMEFLPYHFLLATASETGFLQYLDISVGKEVAAICTRGGRLGVMGQNPANAIIHLGHSNGTVTLWSPNVKEPLVRMLCHQGGVRAVAVDSSGTYMATSGLDRKLRVYDLRTYQPLHLLVLPVGAGHLSFSQRGLLGAACGDVVQVYRDVPVHLTRKPYLSHTLARAAHGLRFCPFEDVLGIGHGSGITSLLVPGAGQANFDALENNPFRSQKQRQEWEVKALLEKIPSELITLDPRQLGRVDAITMEQKHQERVARLGFDPQAKPAFQPRRKLKGRSSAGNLLRRKKKVANEEQRAKIRKSLEQQAVAEREPKAAPWAQRSALDRFRK, translated from the exons ATGGAGGTGGTGGCTGGGAGTGGGATGCAAGGGGGGCCAGCCGGGGTGGGCAAG AAGAAGTTGACGAAGAAGCTGCAGCGCTACTGGGAAGGGGCCTCCCAGCCAGAcgcccccacagctgcccacctCAGGGCCAAGAGGCGTCGCAATGAGAAAACTAGGTCGCGGGCTGGGGAAAAGGGGAGCCTGGAGGCCAGGAAGGGACTGCAGGCGTCAGGGGCCGCAAGCCGGATCTCTGGG AAGAGGGACCCATTCCCCGGCACCGCCCCCGTCCTCCTCCACAAGGTGAAGAAATTCCAGCGGGGCCAGAAATCACAGCTG GCAGGGGTGTCCAGCCGGCGGCTCCGGGACCATCTGGCCTCGCTGGAGCAGAAGGTGGAGCTGGCAACACAACAGGCTGCGCgcatggagctgctgctgcccgaGGAGCCAGG GTTCCTGGAGGGGGACCCCGGCGAGGACACCTGCACCATCGCCCAGGCTGACATCGCCAAGGCCACGGACATCGCCAGTGCCACTAAG CACTTTGAGCTGACGTTGAGCCAGTTTGGCCCCTACAGAATGGATTATACCCGACCTGGCAG GCACCTGCTGCTGGGGGGCCGGCGGGGCCATGTGGCAGCCCTGGACTGGCAAACCAAGTCACTGCTGTGTGAGATCAACGTCATGGAGACGGTCACTGACGTCAC GTGGCTGCACACGGAGACTATGTTCGCGGTGGCCCAGCGGCGCTGGCTCTACGTCTACGACAACCAGGGCGTGGAGCTGAACTGCCTGAAGCGCTTCAATGGGGTCTTGCGCATGGAGTTCCTGCCCTACCACTTCCTGCTGGCCACCGCG AGCGAGACGGGGTTCCTGCAGTACCTGGACATCTCGGTGGGGAAGGAGGTCGCTGCCATCTGCACCCGGGGGGGACGCCTGGGCGTGATGGGGCAGAACCCGGCCAACGCCATCATCCACCTGGGGCACAGCAACG gCACGGTGACCCTGTGGAGCCCCAATGTCAAGGAACCTCTGGTGCGGATGTTGTGCCACCAAGGGGGGGTCCGGGCCGTGGCCGTCGACAGCTCTGGAAC GTACATGGCAACATCGGGGCTGGACCGGAAGCTGCGCGTCTATGACCTCAGGACATATCAGCCCCTGCACTTGCTGGTGCTGCCCGTGGGCGCCGGGCACCTGAGCTTCAGCCagcgggggctgctgggggccgcCTGCGGGGATGTGGTTCAG gtgTACCGGGACGTGCCTGTGCACCTGACTCGCAAGCCCTACCTGTCGCACACACTGGCCCGGGCGGCCCACGGCCTGCGCTTCTGCCCCTTCGAGGATGTGCTGGGCATAGGGCATGGCAGCGGCATCACCAGCCTCCTGGTGCCAG GTGCTGGACAGGCGAATTTCGATGCCCTGGAGAACAACCCGTTCCGAAGCCAGAAGCAGCGGCAGGAGTGGGAGGTCAAAGCCCTGCTGGAGAAG ATCCCATCAGAGCTGATCACGCTGGACCCGAGGCAGCTGGGCCGGGTGGATGCCATCACCATGGAGCAGAAGCACCAGGAGCGAGTGGCGCGGCTG ggcTTCGACCCCCAGGCCAAGCCGGCGTTCCAGCCGCGCCGGAAGCTGAAGGGGCGCAGCTCAGCCGGGAACCTCCTGCGGCGTAAGAAGAAGGTGGCGAACGAGGAGCAACGG GCCAAGATCCGGAAGAGCCTGGAGCAGCAGGCGGTGGCGGAGCGAGAGCCGAAGGCGGCACCCTGGGCTCAGAGGTCGGCTCTGGATCGATTCAGGAAATAG
- the WDR46 gene encoding WD repeat-containing protein 46 isoform X2 produces MEVVAGSGMQGGPAGVGKKLTKKLQRYWEGASQPDAPTAAHLRAKRRRNEKTRSRAGEKGSLEARKGLQASGAASRISGKRDPFPGTAPVLLHKVKKFQRGQKSQLAGVSSRRLRDHLASLEQKVELATQQAARMELLLPEEPGFLEGDPGEDTCTIAQADIAKATDIASATKHFELTLSQFGPYRMDYTRPGRHLLLGGRRGHVAALDWQTKSLLCEINVMETVTDVTWLHTETMFAVAQRRWLYVYDNQGVELNCLKRFNGVLRMEFLPYHFLLATASETGFLQYLDISVGKEVAAICTRGGRLGVMGQNPANAIIHLGHSNGTVTLWSPNVKEPLVRMLCHQGGVRAVAVDSSGTYMATSGLDRKLRVYDLRTYQPLHLLVLPVGAGHLSFSQRGLLGAACGDVVQVYRDVPVHLTRKPYLSHTLARAAHGLRFCPFEDVLGIGHGSGITSLLVPGAGQANFDALENNPFRSQKQRQEWEVKALLEKIPSELITLDPRQLGRVDAITMEQKHQERVARLGFDPQAKPAFQPRRKLKGRSSAGNLLRRKKKVANEEQRAKIRKSLEQQAVAEREPKAAPWAQRSALDRFRK; encoded by the exons ATGGAGGTGGTGGCTGGGAGTGGGATGCAAGGGGGGCCAGCCGGGGTGGGCAAG AAGTTGACGAAGAAGCTGCAGCGCTACTGGGAAGGGGCCTCCCAGCCAGAcgcccccacagctgcccacctCAGGGCCAAGAGGCGTCGCAATGAGAAAACTAGGTCGCGGGCTGGGGAAAAGGGGAGCCTGGAGGCCAGGAAGGGACTGCAGGCGTCAGGGGCCGCAAGCCGGATCTCTGGG AAGAGGGACCCATTCCCCGGCACCGCCCCCGTCCTCCTCCACAAGGTGAAGAAATTCCAGCGGGGCCAGAAATCACAGCTG GCAGGGGTGTCCAGCCGGCGGCTCCGGGACCATCTGGCCTCGCTGGAGCAGAAGGTGGAGCTGGCAACACAACAGGCTGCGCgcatggagctgctgctgcccgaGGAGCCAGG GTTCCTGGAGGGGGACCCCGGCGAGGACACCTGCACCATCGCCCAGGCTGACATCGCCAAGGCCACGGACATCGCCAGTGCCACTAAG CACTTTGAGCTGACGTTGAGCCAGTTTGGCCCCTACAGAATGGATTATACCCGACCTGGCAG GCACCTGCTGCTGGGGGGCCGGCGGGGCCATGTGGCAGCCCTGGACTGGCAAACCAAGTCACTGCTGTGTGAGATCAACGTCATGGAGACGGTCACTGACGTCAC GTGGCTGCACACGGAGACTATGTTCGCGGTGGCCCAGCGGCGCTGGCTCTACGTCTACGACAACCAGGGCGTGGAGCTGAACTGCCTGAAGCGCTTCAATGGGGTCTTGCGCATGGAGTTCCTGCCCTACCACTTCCTGCTGGCCACCGCG AGCGAGACGGGGTTCCTGCAGTACCTGGACATCTCGGTGGGGAAGGAGGTCGCTGCCATCTGCACCCGGGGGGGACGCCTGGGCGTGATGGGGCAGAACCCGGCCAACGCCATCATCCACCTGGGGCACAGCAACG gCACGGTGACCCTGTGGAGCCCCAATGTCAAGGAACCTCTGGTGCGGATGTTGTGCCACCAAGGGGGGGTCCGGGCCGTGGCCGTCGACAGCTCTGGAAC GTACATGGCAACATCGGGGCTGGACCGGAAGCTGCGCGTCTATGACCTCAGGACATATCAGCCCCTGCACTTGCTGGTGCTGCCCGTGGGCGCCGGGCACCTGAGCTTCAGCCagcgggggctgctgggggccgcCTGCGGGGATGTGGTTCAG gtgTACCGGGACGTGCCTGTGCACCTGACTCGCAAGCCCTACCTGTCGCACACACTGGCCCGGGCGGCCCACGGCCTGCGCTTCTGCCCCTTCGAGGATGTGCTGGGCATAGGGCATGGCAGCGGCATCACCAGCCTCCTGGTGCCAG GTGCTGGACAGGCGAATTTCGATGCCCTGGAGAACAACCCGTTCCGAAGCCAGAAGCAGCGGCAGGAGTGGGAGGTCAAAGCCCTGCTGGAGAAG ATCCCATCAGAGCTGATCACGCTGGACCCGAGGCAGCTGGGCCGGGTGGATGCCATCACCATGGAGCAGAAGCACCAGGAGCGAGTGGCGCGGCTG ggcTTCGACCCCCAGGCCAAGCCGGCGTTCCAGCCGCGCCGGAAGCTGAAGGGGCGCAGCTCAGCCGGGAACCTCCTGCGGCGTAAGAAGAAGGTGGCGAACGAGGAGCAACGG GCCAAGATCCGGAAGAGCCTGGAGCAGCAGGCGGTGGCGGAGCGAGAGCCGAAGGCGGCACCCTGGGCTCAGAGGTCGGCTCTGGATCGATTCAGGAAATAG